GATCGCGAGAGAGGAGGCGACGGTCACGACGCGCCCGTGGGTCTCGGTCAGGAACGGCAGCGCCGCACGCACGACCGCCGCGGTGCCGAGGAGGTTGACCGAGATGACCCGCTCCCACTCCTCCGGCTCCACGTCGACGAGGCGTCCGCAGCGGTCGATGCCGGCCGCGGTGACGACCGCGTCGAGTCCGCCGTGCTCGCGGGCGATCTCGACGACCGCCTTCTCGGCCTCGCGGGTCTTCGCGACGTCGACCTGGTAGGCGGCGACGCCCTCGCCGAGCGAGGAGACGTCGCGGTCGAGGATGATCGGCGTCCCGCCGGCGGCCGTCACGGCAGCGGCGACGGCGGCGCCGAGGCCCGAGGCGCCTCCGGTGATCAGAACGCGGCCGATGGGGGTGGGAGTGGTGCTCATGGGTGTCCTTTCGAGGGGCGGAGTCAGCCGACGCGCGCGAGCGCGGCGGCGAGACGGGTGGTCGAGCGGCCCGGGTGGTAGGGCACGGTGAGGACGCGGCCGCCCCATTCGGCGACCGTCTTCGTCTCGGGGAGGGACTCGGCGGAGTAGTCGCCGCCCTTCACCCAGACGTCGGGGCGGATGCGGCGCAGCGCCTCGTCGGGCGTGTCCTCGCCGAAGACGATCACGGCGTCGACGCAGCCCAGCGCGAGCAGGAGGTCGACCCGGTCGTCCTGGGGGATGATCGGCCGCAGCTCGCCCTTGAGGCGCCGCACGGAGTCGTCGGAGTTGAGGCAGACGATCAGGCAGTCGCCGAGCGCTCGGGCAGCCGAGAGCGTGCGGGCGTGACCGGCGTGCAGCAGGTCGAAGCAGCCTCCGGTCGCGACGACCGTGCCGCCGGCGCCGCGCACGGCCTCGGCGACGCGCAGGGCGTCGACGCCGCCTCCGTGCAGGGGAGCCGTGTCGGAGGGGGCGCCGAGGGAGGCGACTCCGCCGGCGAGCAGGTAGGCGCCGGCAGCGGCGACGGCCGCGCCGACCGCCTCCGAGGGGCTCGCCCCGCCCGCGAGCGCGACGGCGGCGGAGGCGGCGAACCGGTCGCCCGCCCCGCACGGGTCGGTGGGAGGCACCGCGGCGGCGGGCACCGCCACCGGTACACCGGCGCCCCGGGAGCGCACGAGCGCGCCGTGCGAGCCCATCGTCACGGCGACCGCACCGCAGCCCCAGCGCTCGAGGAGCGTGGTGGCGGCCGACTCGGCCAGCGTCACCCCGCGGCCGGACGCGCCGGAGAAGGCGGTCGCCTCCGCGAGGTTCGGGGTCGCCAGAGTGGTGCCCGCGACGGGCGAGGAGCCGCGCGGGTGCGGATCCCAGACCAGGGGCACGGTCAGCGCGTCGAGCGCGGCGCGCAGCGACGGGTCCTCGGTGAGGCGGCGGCCGTAGTCGGCGACCACGACCGCGTCGGCGTCGGCGAGGGCCGCGAGCATCTCCTCCGTCACCGCGGGCACCGGCGGGCGCTCGCAGCCGCGGTCGAACCGCACGACGGCCTGACCGGAGGCGGCGACCCGCGTCTTCACCGGGGTGGGCGCACCGGAGGCTCCCGCCACCAGGCGGACGCCGTCGAGCTCGGCGCGCAGTTCGGCGACATCGGGGTCGGCGGCGTCGGCGAGCGCGGTGACGAGGGTGACGTCGTGCCCGTCGCGCACGAGCATGCGGGCGACGAGCCCGGCCCCGCCCGCGCGGGCGCTGCGGGCCGAGACGTCGACGACGGGGACCGGGGCGTCGGGGCTCAGTCGCTCGGCGGGCCCGGCGAGGTCGACGTCGAGCATCACGTCGCCGACCACGGCGATGCGCAGGCGAGCGCTCACGCGGCCGCCTCCGTCCGCGCGCGGATGCGCTGCTCGAACGCCCGGCAGAGCGCGTGCACGAGGACGAGCTGCGCCTCCTGCACGTTGGCGCCGTGGCCCGTGAGCGCGATCGACTCGTCGCAAGCCTCGGTCAGCGGGTTCGGCCCGTCTCCGGTGAGCGCCCAGGTGCGGGCGCCCGCGGCGCGCGCCGCTTCGGCGGCGTGGAGCAGGTTGGCGCTGCGGCCGCTCGTGGAGAGAAGGACGACGACGTCGCCCGACCGCGCGTGGGCGGTCACCTGGCGGGAGAAGACGTGGTCGAAGCCGTAGTCGTTGCCGATCGCGGTGAGGCTCGAGGTCTCGGAGTGCAGCGAGATCGCCGAGAACGGGATCCGGTCGCCGTCGAAGCGGCCGACCAGCTCGGCGGTCAGGTGCTGCGCCTCGGCCGCCGATCCGCCGTTGCCCGCGGCGAGCAGGCGCGCGCCCGAGTGGAGGCGGTCGGCCAGGTCGACGCCCCAGGTGGCGATCTGCTCGGCGTGCTGCTCGAGCTGGGCGACGACCTCGAGGGCGCGGGCCACGTGGTCGTCGACGAGACGCCGGGCGGCGCTCGTCGGGGTGTCCAGGACGGTGTCGATGGTCATCGTCGCGGTGCCGCCTTCCGGGTGGTGGGTGAGGAGGGAGCGCCGGAGGCGCCGGTGAGGACCGACTCCTCGCCGAGGCCGGCGAGGGTCGAGAGGTAGGCGCGCTCGGTGTCCGCGGCGACGCGGTCCCACGAGTAGCGCGACTCGACGCGCTCGCGCCCGGCGGCGCCGTAGGAGCGGGCGCGCTGCGGGTCGTCGATCAGGGCCGCGAGCGCGGAGGCGAGCGCCTCCGGGTCGCGCGGCGGCACGTGCACGCCGGTGACGTCCTCGACGACGGTGTCGATCAGGCCGCCGACCGAGGAGGCGACCACGGGCACGCCGCACGCCATCGCCTCGAGCGGGGTGATGCCGAACGGCTCGTACCAGGGCGCGCAGACCACGATGTCGGCCGAGCGGAGCATCGCCGGCATCTCGGTCTGCGACAGCTGCCCGGCGAAGACGACGCGGTCGGCGACTCCGAGGCTCTCGGCGACGCCGTGCAGGCGCTGGTACTCGGGGTCGGCGGTGAGCGCATCGCCCGAGCCGGACCCGCCCACGATCACCAGCTCGGCGTCGTGGCCGCCGTCGACGAGGCGGGCGAGCGCCTCGATGGCGTGACCCATGCCCTTGCGAGGCACGAGCCTCCCGATGCTCATCAGCCGCGTGCGGGCGGTGCGGGCCGCGACAGGTCCGTCGACCGAGAACCGGTCGATGTCGACGCCGCACGGCACGACGGCGATGCGACCGGTCGGCACGCCGAGGTTCTTGAGCTCGAAGGCCTCGTCGGAGCAGGTCGCGACGATCCCGTCGGCGCACTGACCGACCCCCGGCTCGAGCCAGGCGCGCTCCTCGGGGCTGGTGTCGAGGGCGCCCTGCTGGCGGCGCTTGACGACGCCGAGGGCGTGGAAGGTGTGGAGCACCGGGACGCGGCGCCCGGTGGCGCGCTCGACCCGCTCGGAGGCGTCGAGTGCGGCGACCCCCGACATCCAGAAGTGGCTGTGCACGAGGTCGGGTCGCTCCTCGAGCCACTCCTCGGCCAGATCGACCGCGAAGTCGCCCATGAAGGGGAGCAGCTCGTCCTTCGAGACCTTGGCGGCGGGGCCCGCGTCGATGTGCACGACCTCGACTCCGGAGGTGAAGGGTACGCGGCGGGGGAGCGACGGGTCGTCGCGGCGGGTGTAGACGGTGACGCGGTGACCGCGTCGGGCGAGCGCGTCGGCCAGAGCGGCGACGTGCACG
The genomic region above belongs to Rathayibacter sp. VKM Ac-2759 and contains:
- a CDS encoding SDR family oxidoreductase; this translates as MSTTPTPIGRVLITGGASGLGAAVAAAVTAAGGTPIILDRDVSSLGEGVAAYQVDVAKTREAEKAVVEIAREHGGLDAVVTAAGIDRCGRLVDVEPEEWERVISVNLLGTAAVVRAALPFLTETHGRVVTVASSLAIKAVSDATAYCASKFGVLGFTRALAAETKGEIGVTTLIPSGMKTRFFDDRDAQYKPGPDALLNDPENVANAVMFVLGQPRGCEVRELVITHEEEPSWP
- a CDS encoding PfkB family carbohydrate kinase, giving the protein MRIAVVGDVMLDVDLAGPAERLSPDAPVPVVDVSARSARAGGAGLVARMLVRDGHDVTLVTALADAADPDVAELRAELDGVRLVAGASGAPTPVKTRVAASGQAVVRFDRGCERPPVPAVTEEMLAALADADAVVVADYGRRLTEDPSLRAALDALTVPLVWDPHPRGSSPVAGTTLATPNLAEATAFSGASGRGVTLAESAATTLLERWGCGAVAVTMGSHGALVRSRGAGVPVAVPAAAVPPTDPCGAGDRFAASAAVALAGGASPSEAVGAAVAAAGAYLLAGGVASLGAPSDTAPLHGGGVDALRVAEAVRGAGGTVVATGGCFDLLHAGHARTLSAARALGDCLIVCLNSDDSVRRLKGELRPIIPQDDRVDLLLALGCVDAVIVFGEDTPDEALRRIRPDVWVKGGDYSAESLPETKTVAEWGGRVLTVPYHPGRSTTRLAAALARVG
- a CDS encoding glycosyltransferase is translated as MTIAMVSEHASPLATLGGVDAGGQNVHVAALADALARRGHRVTVYTRRDDPSLPRRVPFTSGVEVVHIDAGPAAKVSKDELLPFMGDFAVDLAEEWLEERPDLVHSHFWMSGVAALDASERVERATGRRVPVLHTFHALGVVKRRQQGALDTSPEERAWLEPGVGQCADGIVATCSDEAFELKNLGVPTGRIAVVPCGVDIDRFSVDGPVAARTARTRLMSIGRLVPRKGMGHAIEALARLVDGGHDAELVIVGGSGSGDALTADPEYQRLHGVAESLGVADRVVFAGQLSQTEMPAMLRSADIVVCAPWYEPFGITPLEAMACGVPVVASSVGGLIDTVVEDVTGVHVPPRDPEALASALAALIDDPQRARSYGAAGRERVESRYSWDRVAADTERAYLSTLAGLGEESVLTGASGAPSSPTTRKAAPRR
- a CDS encoding SIS domain-containing protein is translated as MTIDTVLDTPTSAARRLVDDHVARALEVVAQLEQHAEQIATWGVDLADRLHSGARLLAAGNGGSAAEAQHLTAELVGRFDGDRIPFSAISLHSETSSLTAIGNDYGFDHVFSRQVTAHARSGDVVVLLSTSGRSANLLHAAEAARAAGARTWALTGDGPNPLTEACDESIALTGHGANVQEAQLVLVHALCRAFEQRIRARTEAAA